In a genomic window of Nodosilinea sp. E11:
- a CDS encoding phosphate-starvation-inducible PsiE family protein — protein sequence MQNLPTSSRWATWLNGNYVVRLLELVQDLIVISLCMGLFSFMVMQLREMFLSLLPPLNFPEVTADILFLLILVELFRLLIIYLQEHRVSIGVAVEVSIVSVLREIIVRGVLDTPWTQVLASCAFLLVLGGLLLVRAWIPPTFDGVDPEQEVSRRHRVRFAQDLLEQPAVKSPLD from the coding sequence ATGCAAAACCTCCCTACCTCCTCCCGCTGGGCCACCTGGCTCAATGGCAACTATGTGGTTCGTCTGCTTGAGCTAGTTCAAGATTTGATTGTAATTTCGCTCTGTATGGGGCTGTTCAGCTTCATGGTGATGCAGCTGCGGGAGATGTTTCTTTCGCTGCTGCCGCCGCTCAACTTTCCCGAGGTGACCGCCGACATTCTGTTTTTGCTGATTTTGGTGGAGCTGTTTCGGCTGCTGATTATCTATCTGCAAGAGCATCGCGTTTCGATTGGGGTGGCGGTCGAAGTGTCGATTGTGTCGGTGCTGCGAGAAATTATTGTGCGCGGCGTGCTCGATACTCCCTGGACCCAGGTGCTAGCCAGCTGCGCATTCTTGCTGGTGCTGGGCGGGCTGCTGCTGGTGCGAGCCTGGATTCCGCCCACCTTTGACGGTGTTGACCCAGAGCAAGAGGTTTCGCGTCGCCACCGCGTTCGCTTTGCCCAAGATCTGCTCGAACAACCGGCGGTCAAATCACCGCTCGATTGA